One genomic segment of [Phormidium] sp. ETS-05 includes these proteins:
- a CDS encoding XDD3 family exosortase-dependent surface protein encodes MKARYLTSLIAATAATTCLMSVAKPATAGQLYNGWNYGIDSFADGSGGEAYNIRGMAVKESQGNIFVALTGGTPLNGVSNSSAADGNIGWGDLFFNFTNKNFTTANNSNSLFGIRFAGTNDSGAATTGVYSNVKATGVATTNHGYSSLQQYYNSGWNKANTQGTDIPTKQAAFDYFGTGSIMNVIQSGTKVGNINMLTASDLSAQGLNFRNFGSGAVGSQTIGFSFSKELLGEGDYIANIFLECGNDGVALKGSVSVPEPTSTVGLAFLGLGAVCTKLGKRRQGKAIA; translated from the coding sequence ATGAAAGCTCGCTACCTAACCAGTTTAATCGCTGCCACCGCCGCCACCACCTGCCTGATGTCTGTGGCTAAACCAGCCACCGCCGGTCAACTGTACAACGGCTGGAACTACGGTATTGACTCGTTTGCCGATGGTTCTGGGGGTGAAGCCTATAACATTCGGGGCATGGCAGTCAAAGAATCTCAAGGTAATATTTTCGTGGCCCTGACGGGAGGAACGCCTTTAAATGGGGTCTCTAACAGCAGCGCCGCCGATGGCAATATCGGTTGGGGAGACCTGTTCTTTAACTTTACGAACAAGAATTTTACCACAGCTAATAATAGCAATAGCTTGTTTGGCATCCGCTTTGCTGGGACGAATGACTCGGGAGCCGCTACTACTGGCGTGTATAGCAATGTGAAAGCTACTGGGGTCGCTACCACCAATCACGGTTACAGCAGTTTGCAGCAGTATTACAACTCTGGTTGGAACAAAGCCAACACTCAAGGCACGGATATCCCCACCAAGCAAGCCGCTTTTGATTATTTCGGCACTGGCTCGATTATGAATGTGATTCAATCGGGCACGAAGGTTGGCAATATCAATATGCTAACTGCCTCGGACTTGAGCGCCCAGGGGTTAAACTTCCGCAACTTTGGTTCTGGTGCGGTTGGTTCTCAAACGATCGGGTTTAGCTTCAGCAAAGAGCTGCTTGGTGAAGGTGATTACATTGCTAATATCTTTCTAGAATGCGGTAATGATGGGGTGGCGCTCAAGGGCAGTGTTTCTGTCCCTGAACCTACCAGCACTGTTGGTTTAGCTTTCTTGGGTTTGGGTGCGGTTTGCACGAAGTTGGGCAAGCGTCGTCAGGGGAAAGCGATCGCCTAA
- a CDS encoding MFS transporter has protein sequence MRTFLIVWFGQLVSQIGSGLSSFALGVWVYEETQSVTDFALISLCIYLPNIIISPVAGAIVDRWNRRYAMILSDAASGIGTVAIWLLLYFDKLEIWHIYVAVAINSFFNSFQWPAYSAATTMLVEKRDLGKANGLLQSARAAAKIIAPTMAGFLVKEIQIEGVMIIDFITFLCALGTLLFVRFPKPEISDKTPPNFEQLLQDTLYAWKYITIRPGLFWLLIFLGVTYFNLGVLQVVFWPMMLSFADSKALGMVLSIGGCGWLLGSVMMSAWGGPKRRVYGIYLPVIMQGICLLLGGVRTSVPLTAIGVFGYLFAYPIAISCNRAIWQTKIPLELQGRVFALDFTLEKAVSVLAYIISGPLVDSILDPILAPGGLLAATFVGDILGVGKGRGIGLLFVSMGIFTLLGTFFAYRYPRVRRVEQELPDAI, from the coding sequence ATGCGGACTTTTCTCATTGTCTGGTTTGGACAACTTGTATCCCAAATTGGTTCGGGTCTTTCCAGTTTTGCCTTGGGGGTGTGGGTGTATGAGGAAACCCAGTCCGTAACAGATTTTGCCCTGATTTCTCTGTGCATTTACCTGCCAAATATTATTATTTCGCCGGTAGCGGGGGCGATCGTCGATCGGTGGAACCGTCGCTATGCGATGATTCTCAGTGACGCTGCCTCTGGTATTGGCACTGTGGCGATTTGGCTCCTGCTGTATTTCGACAAGCTGGAAATCTGGCACATTTATGTAGCCGTCGCTATCAACTCATTTTTTAACAGCTTCCAATGGCCAGCTTACAGTGCAGCCACTACCATGCTGGTGGAGAAAAGAGACTTAGGCAAAGCCAACGGTTTACTCCAAAGTGCTAGAGCCGCCGCCAAAATTATCGCCCCGACAATGGCAGGATTTTTGGTAAAAGAGATTCAGATTGAAGGGGTAATGATAATTGACTTTATTACCTTTTTATGCGCTTTAGGTACATTGCTATTTGTTCGGTTTCCCAAGCCAGAAATTAGCGATAAGACCCCGCCAAACTTCGAGCAACTGCTCCAAGATACGCTCTACGCTTGGAAATACATTACAATCCGCCCCGGTTTGTTTTGGCTGCTGATTTTTTTGGGGGTAACATACTTTAACTTAGGCGTACTGCAAGTAGTATTTTGGCCGATGATGTTGAGTTTTGCCGATAGCAAAGCCCTGGGGATGGTATTGTCGATCGGGGGTTGTGGGTGGCTGTTGGGCAGTGTGATGATGAGCGCGTGGGGCGGACCCAAACGCCGGGTTTATGGTATCTACCTCCCCGTGATTATGCAAGGAATCTGCTTGCTCCTCGGTGGGGTCAGGACTTCTGTCCCCCTAACCGCAATAGGAGTGTTCGGTTATCTATTTGCCTACCCCATTGCCATCAGTTGCAACCGCGCCATCTGGCAAACTAAAATTCCCCTAGAACTGCAAGGAAGAGTATTTGCTCTCGACTTTACCCTAGAAAAAGCTGTATCCGTGTTGGCTTATATAATCAGCGGGCCATTGGTGGACAGCATTTTGGATCCGATACTGGCACCCGGTGGCTTGTTGGCGGCAACCTTTGTGGGAGATATCCTTGGTGTGGGGAAAGGACGGGGGATCGGCTTACTCTTCGTTTCTATGGGTATTTTTACTCTTCTGGGCACCTTTTTCGCCTACCGCTATCCCCGTGTCCGCCGGGTGGAGCAAGAATTACCCGATGCGATTTAA
- a CDS encoding thioredoxin family protein has product MTANLPNPSPEPTLTPGAKALRNFLIVMAAVILSVALFLGLRTDTTSTSLPELAAESVPLEVALSNGKPTMMEFYANWCTSCQAMAPELEGLKQHYQDQINFVMLNVDNSKWLPEILKYRVDGIPHFVFLTPNGAPVGSAIGEIPRSIMEENLISLAAGNPLPHANSTGQTSAFEAPVTATSASASDPRSHGSQVQQIIDN; this is encoded by the coding sequence ATGACGGCAAATTTACCTAATCCTTCTCCCGAACCTACTCTCACCCCAGGAGCGAAAGCTCTGAGAAATTTTCTGATTGTGATGGCAGCAGTTATCCTCAGTGTGGCTCTGTTCTTGGGATTGCGTACTGATACCACTTCCACTTCCCTGCCAGAATTGGCAGCGGAGTCTGTCCCTCTAGAGGTAGCACTGAGCAACGGCAAACCAACGATGATGGAATTTTATGCTAATTGGTGTACTAGCTGTCAGGCAATGGCCCCAGAACTTGAGGGGTTAAAACAGCATTACCAAGACCAGATTAACTTTGTGATGCTGAATGTGGATAATAGCAAGTGGTTGCCGGAAATTCTCAAGTATCGGGTTGATGGGATTCCCCATTTTGTGTTTTTGACCCCCAATGGCGCTCCGGTTGGCAGCGCGATCGGCGAAATTCCCCGATCGATTATGGAAGAAAACCTCATCTCCCTTGCCGCTGGCAACCCCTTACCCCATGCCAACTCCACTGGTCAAACATCCGCCTTTGAGGCCCCGGTAACTGCAACTTCTGCCAGTGCCTCCGACCCCCGCAGTCACGGGAGCCAAGTGCAGCAGATAATTGATAATTGA
- a CDS encoding caspase family protein: MGLNRREFLQRASGVLATMGISETLLWQMGDRYYQALAQPASSGASRKLALLVGINQYPAGVPLTGCLTDVELQRELLTNRLGFHPRDILTLTDAQATRQNIEEAFLNHLTAQAGAGDVVLFHFSGYGRSLYSPGADVAESDPESSKPHQSLVPVDGGSSNGEDSSVNDLLLETLWLLLGTLNTNRALAVLDTSYAYPGSNLQGNLRIRSRPSPARAILNPQERAKSVTLQAILREKNSKLNQKAPAQGTVLAATGPDLIAAEARWEGFSSGVFTYALTQQLWLATSAQSLQFTMQGASCVVGQVAGSEQQPQLMEFNPAKNLDKLIQPIETTLIQDAPAADGAVIAYDEGSKTGSIWLGGLPPLVLQSYEENSLLEVVPPVGADSGPAKLQVRSRDGLTAKVQILTPEATIQPGQLVREYLRVLPRNVKLSIALDPSLQRIERVDATSALAAIANVSPVVADSGSADCLFGRVRKSPSPKYREPACLLYPKVATAYFLSVVPSCPTV; encoded by the coding sequence ATGGGACTGAATCGACGCGAATTTTTACAACGAGCTAGCGGCGTGCTAGCGACGATGGGAATTAGCGAGACTTTGCTGTGGCAAATGGGCGATCGCTACTACCAAGCTCTCGCCCAGCCCGCCTCTAGTGGGGCGTCTCGTAAATTAGCACTGTTAGTAGGAATTAACCAATATCCGGCGGGAGTACCCCTAACCGGTTGCCTCACCGATGTGGAGCTACAGCGAGAACTCCTGACCAATCGGCTAGGTTTTCACCCGAGGGATATCCTCACCCTCACCGACGCACAAGCCACCCGCCAAAACATTGAGGAAGCATTTCTAAACCATCTCACCGCTCAAGCCGGAGCCGGTGATGTGGTGCTGTTCCACTTTAGCGGCTACGGTCGCAGCCTGTATAGCCCCGGTGCGGATGTGGCGGAAAGCGACCCAGAAAGTAGCAAACCCCATCAGAGCTTAGTCCCCGTAGATGGAGGCTCCTCCAATGGCGAGGACTCATCGGTGAATGACTTGCTCTTAGAAACCCTGTGGCTGCTGTTGGGCACACTCAATACCAATCGGGCTCTGGCGGTTTTGGATACCAGCTACGCCTATCCGGGGAGTAATTTGCAAGGGAATTTGCGCATCCGCTCTCGACCAAGCCCCGCCAGAGCCATACTGAACCCCCAAGAGCGGGCCAAAAGCGTAACGCTTCAAGCCATATTACGAGAGAAAAACTCGAAGTTAAACCAAAAAGCTCCTGCTCAAGGTACGGTCCTTGCCGCTACCGGTCCAGATTTAATCGCCGCTGAGGCGCGATGGGAGGGTTTCAGCAGTGGGGTTTTCACCTATGCTCTCACCCAGCAGTTGTGGTTAGCCACATCAGCTCAGAGCTTGCAATTCACTATGCAGGGAGCCTCTTGTGTGGTGGGTCAAGTGGCGGGCTCGGAACAGCAACCGCAGCTTATGGAGTTCAACCCTGCCAAAAATTTAGATAAATTAATTCAACCTATAGAAACTACTTTGATTCAGGATGCGCCCGCTGCCGATGGCGCTGTCATTGCCTATGATGAAGGCAGTAAAACTGGCTCGATTTGGCTGGGAGGTTTGCCGCCCCTGGTGTTGCAGTCATATGAGGAAAATTCCCTGTTGGAAGTGGTGCCGCCGGTGGGTGCGGACTCAGGACCAGCCAAATTGCAGGTGCGATCGCGTGATGGTCTGACCGCAAAAGTGCAAATCCTGACCCCAGAAGCCACCATTCAACCAGGACAGCTCGTCCGGGAGTACCTGCGAGTTTTGCCCCGGAATGTCAAGTTGTCGATCGCCCTTGACCCCAGCTTACAGCGCATCGAGCGCGTCGATGCCACCAGCGCTTTAGCCGCTATTGCCAATGTGTCGCCAGTGGTAGCGGACTCCGGGTCCGCTGATTGCCTATTTGGGCGTGTGCGGAAGTCGCCCTCGCCCAAATACCGGGAGCCAGCTTGCCTGCTTTACCCCAAGGTAGCTACGGCTTATTTTCTCTCGGTCGTACCCTCTTGCCCAACAGTGTAG
- a CDS encoding NIL domain-containing protein, which yields MKKRVTLTFPKNAIQMPVTYRLAKDFNVAANIIRAQVAPNQIGKLVVELSGDIDALEAAIDWMRSRDIAVSTLSREILIDEETCVHCGLCTGVCPTEALSLEPTSFKLNFTRSRCIVCEQCIPTCPVQAITTNL from the coding sequence GTGAAAAAACGTGTCACCCTGACATTTCCCAAAAATGCCATTCAGATGCCGGTGACATATCGACTGGCCAAGGATTTTAATGTGGCGGCGAATATCATCCGGGCCCAGGTGGCTCCCAACCAAATTGGCAAACTGGTGGTGGAACTGTCGGGAGATATCGACGCACTCGAAGCAGCGATCGACTGGATGCGATCGCGTGATATCGCCGTTTCCACCCTCAGCCGGGAAATTCTCATTGACGAGGAAACCTGCGTTCACTGCGGACTTTGCACCGGCGTCTGTCCCACAGAAGCACTCAGCCTAGAGCCCACTTCTTTTAAACTGAACTTCACCCGATCGCGCTGCATCGTCTGCGAGCAGTGCATTCCCACCTGTCCCGTCCAAGCCATTACCACCAATCTCTAG
- a CDS encoding DUF4384 domain-containing protein, protein MPALPQGSYGLFSLGRTLLPNSVGEGGEAVKMAAQRLIPQLQTLRAVKLIRLTANEGASRLGVGVTLEMVAPLGKTLLQAVTRRAKGVEALSLKGSVGAGIEPGQIMSLSPGSRIRYRVENYRETPIYCLLFGLHNSGNAIASYPAFDPPEPEGKPTLEQNLIPGGATFTIPGDISEGSFPIKGTPGLAETYLICSDRPFQKTFLALAGAMDPRLEPSGIITLRQPMAIVQAILQDLQQSSLAASQEAGISSDYWGLDANTWATIGFIYRVV, encoded by the coding sequence TTGCCTGCTTTACCCCAAGGTAGCTACGGCTTATTTTCTCTCGGTCGTACCCTCTTGCCCAACAGTGTAGGGGAAGGCGGCGAAGCCGTGAAAATGGCCGCTCAACGCTTGATTCCTCAGTTGCAAACCCTGCGAGCCGTGAAGTTAATTCGCTTGACCGCCAATGAGGGGGCCTCCCGTCTGGGTGTGGGGGTGACGTTAGAAATGGTGGCACCTTTGGGAAAAACCCTTTTGCAGGCAGTGACTAGGCGGGCAAAGGGAGTAGAGGCATTATCCCTCAAAGGTTCGGTGGGAGCGGGTATTGAACCAGGCCAGATTATGTCTCTGTCTCCAGGTAGTCGCATCCGCTACCGGGTAGAAAATTATCGGGAAACGCCGATTTACTGCTTGCTGTTTGGCTTGCACAACAGTGGCAACGCGATCGCCTCCTACCCCGCTTTTGATCCTCCCGAACCCGAGGGCAAACCCACCCTGGAACAAAACCTCATTCCTGGGGGCGCTACTTTCACCATTCCTGGGGATATCAGCGAAGGGTCTTTCCCCATCAAAGGCACCCCCGGACTGGCGGAAACCTATCTAATTTGCAGCGATCGTCCCTTTCAAAAAACCTTTTTGGCTTTAGCCGGGGCAATGGACCCTCGGTTAGAACCCTCGGGCATCATCACCCTGCGTCAACCAATGGCGATCGTCCAAGCCATCTTGCAAGACCTGCAGCAATCCAGTCTGGCTGCCAGTCAAGAAGCAGGCATTTCCTCGGATTATTGGGGTTTAGATGCCAACACCTGGGCAACGATCGGCTTTATCTATCGCGTCGTTTAA
- a CDS encoding CDP-alcohol phosphatidyltransferase family protein, whose protein sequence is MPDAWTEDISTNNEPATETDGTPIRPRSFIEKKIKIVTLQLARFLSRWSWITPNRITVVSASLGGPVAAWQIYQGNYLVAVAAIAISGILDDIDGDLARETGMVSPEGAILDSVLDRYVDFFVISALILISPEPHLIPGLLALLGASLVPYIRARTEAEGKKSVATIGDRTTRLILLVIGILTQQFFALLIILAAISHLAAIHRFIFALIPDSQD, encoded by the coding sequence ATGCCAGATGCTTGGACGGAGGATATATCAACAAATAACGAGCCAGCGACGGAAACGGATGGTACTCCCATCAGACCCCGATCGTTTATCGAGAAAAAGATTAAAATTGTCACTCTGCAACTAGCACGATTTTTATCCAGATGGTCCTGGATTACACCCAACAGGATAACGGTGGTTTCCGCCTCTTTAGGCGGACCAGTGGCGGCATGGCAAATATACCAAGGCAATTATCTAGTCGCAGTAGCCGCTATTGCTATTAGTGGTATTCTCGACGATATTGATGGCGACTTGGCAAGGGAAACGGGGATGGTGTCGCCAGAAGGAGCGATTTTAGATAGTGTTCTAGACAGGTATGTGGACTTTTTTGTAATCTCCGCTCTGATATTGATATCCCCAGAACCGCATTTAATTCCGGGGTTGCTGGCACTTTTGGGGGCAAGTTTAGTACCTTATATCCGCGCCAGAACCGAAGCGGAAGGGAAAAAGAGCGTTGCCACCATAGGCGATCGCACTACCCGCCTAATCCTTCTGGTTATCGGTATCTTGACCCAACAATTTTTCGCTCTCCTGATTATTTTAGCAGCAATTTCTCATCTAGCAGCGATCCACCGGTTTATTTTTGCTTTAATCCCAGATTCACAAGATTAA
- a CDS encoding diacylglycerol kinase family protein, whose protein sequence is MANQILFEAPLIPITHQSGQTTTHSETIATLTASTLTWVENGINQVLSLDDVVGASDLSAPAGINKDINQPHRFVIHAYPMVEKRWGGIFGQRTRVLQEYQFACTDKTAVQTWITAIRNILQCLPLDAPPQPPRRLGVIINPASGQKKAKQIFNQVRPLLEQSYCELTITETTGRNDGNLRERGLDIGAIDGLVIVGGDGTIHEVINALANDADKMAIQKIPLGVIPGGTGNGLCQSLLAISGEPYSPINAAFLIAKGRVMALDIGLVAQANRRYYSFLALSWGLVSDVDIESDGLRFLGALKNDVYALIRIIFLRIYPGKISFVPYESHEPDNWQVLEGDFILFWAMNVPWATYNLQPAPKACLDDGAIDLIIIRRGISKLQLIRAFLQAVDGSHISLPNVEYYKVQRFRLEPVNNQGILAVDGEKVDSQPIEVVMRRGLARVFC, encoded by the coding sequence ATGGCAAATCAAATCTTGTTCGAGGCTCCCTTAATCCCCATCACCCATCAATCAGGGCAAACTACTACTCACTCAGAAACAATTGCTACCCTAACTGCTAGCACCCTCACTTGGGTAGAAAATGGCATCAATCAGGTACTATCACTGGATGATGTGGTTGGGGCATCGGATTTGTCTGCACCTGCAGGGATAAATAAGGACATTAATCAGCCGCATCGGTTTGTTATCCACGCTTATCCTATGGTGGAAAAAAGATGGGGTGGCATTTTCGGGCAGCGCACCAGAGTATTGCAAGAATACCAGTTTGCCTGCACGGATAAAACAGCGGTGCAAACTTGGATAACTGCGATTAGAAATATCCTTCAATGTCTGCCACTTGATGCCCCACCTCAGCCCCCCCGGCGGCTGGGGGTGATTATAAATCCGGCTAGTGGCCAAAAAAAGGCAAAGCAAATTTTTAACCAAGTTCGTCCTTTACTGGAACAAAGCTATTGTGAATTGACTATTACTGAAACTACGGGCAGAAATGATGGCAACTTACGGGAGCGCGGCTTAGATATTGGTGCGATAGATGGGCTGGTAATTGTGGGTGGTGATGGCACTATCCACGAAGTCATCAACGCCTTGGCAAATGATGCCGATAAAATGGCTATCCAGAAAATTCCTTTGGGCGTGATTCCAGGGGGAACTGGTAATGGTTTATGTCAGAGCTTGTTGGCGATATCTGGAGAACCATACAGTCCTATCAATGCTGCTTTTTTAATTGCGAAAGGACGGGTTATGGCTCTGGATATTGGGCTTGTGGCACAAGCTAATCGGCGTTATTACAGTTTTTTGGCTTTATCCTGGGGTTTGGTGAGTGATGTTGATATAGAATCAGACGGGCTCCGGTTTTTGGGGGCGCTTAAAAATGATGTATATGCTTTAATTAGAATTATTTTTTTACGGATTTATCCGGGAAAAATATCGTTTGTTCCCTATGAGAGCCATGAACCAGATAACTGGCAGGTGCTAGAGGGGGATTTTATTCTGTTTTGGGCGATGAATGTGCCTTGGGCTACTTATAATTTGCAACCGGCGCCTAAAGCCTGTTTGGATGATGGGGCGATCGACCTGATTATCATCCGGCGTGGCATATCTAAATTGCAATTAATTAGAGCGTTTTTGCAAGCTGTAGATGGCAGTCATATATCTTTACCTAATGTAGAATATTATAAAGTCCAGCGGTTTCGTTTAGAGCCCGTAAACAATCAAGGAATTTTGGCTGTAGATGGCGAAAAAGTTGATTCTCAACCCATTGAGGTGGTGATGCGCCGGGGGCTAGCTCGGGTTTTCTGTTAG
- a CDS encoding ATP-binding protein: MAKILVIDDDITIQLVLQHLLEKEGHEVAIAKDGKEGIRKARDWHPDGIICDWLMPGLDGLEVCRQVKAIPDLATTFFVLLTAREEVDDLVKGLDAGADEFLSKPVEPEKLLARMRAGLRTVKSAQLSRTLTQQLSQKSALLAALVEVQGCLLADNSTNGCYAQVISTLGRALDASHAYFWEASPESPNLNQIRVDWFPLQHQGSRRPGLQYPDSSYPPASWLELLAKGQVIHTTAANLPASERQIFQELDIQAVVLFPITVNGKYCGFIGCENHNRARLWDDSEMDLLRATVSAISLHLERTTAEAEKARSLAALQESEARYRAIVEDQTELICRFAPDGTLTFVNDAYCRYFGISTDAVRRGSLVPIIPDLTRDFYTDPVVTREHSLILLNGEVRIHQWTDRALFDAQNRLLGFQAVGQDITDRKRAEEEAIKALEKEKELVELKSRFISMVSHEFRTPLTTILSAADLLEYYIDNWNRTKNLEYIQRIQTAAVSMMNLLEDVLFIGRSEANKILFNPKPIQLSEFCQKILAEIKACNPTSHSIIFSEHFLDFDPAQTVVSKFGQSSPTMMALMDEKLLHQIIGNLVANSVKYSANHGRVEFQLVWGKSEVKFYVKDNGIGIPPEEIPHLFESFYRAKNTADIPGTGLGLAIVKRSVDVHGGEISVESELGKGTTFTVTLPLIKYQG; the protein is encoded by the coding sequence ATGGCAAAAATTTTAGTTATTGATGACGATATAACCATTCAATTAGTGCTGCAACATTTACTCGAGAAAGAGGGGCACGAGGTGGCAATAGCCAAGGACGGCAAAGAGGGCATCCGCAAAGCGAGGGATTGGCATCCCGATGGCATCATCTGTGATTGGCTGATGCCGGGACTTGACGGTTTGGAAGTCTGCCGCCAAGTGAAAGCGATCCCAGATTTAGCGACGACCTTCTTTGTGCTGCTGACCGCCAGAGAGGAAGTGGACGATTTGGTGAAAGGGTTGGATGCAGGAGCCGATGAATTCCTGTCAAAACCAGTGGAGCCAGAGAAGTTGCTGGCGCGGATGCGGGCGGGGTTAAGAACCGTTAAGTCAGCACAGCTATCGCGCACTTTGACCCAGCAACTATCGCAAAAATCAGCTCTCCTAGCTGCCCTGGTGGAAGTGCAGGGGTGTTTGCTCGCCGATAACAGCACTAATGGTTGTTACGCCCAAGTAATCTCTACTCTTGGGCGGGCTCTTGACGCCAGTCATGCCTACTTCTGGGAAGCCTCCCCAGAGAGCCCGAACCTAAATCAAATCCGGGTAGATTGGTTTCCGCTGCAGCACCAAGGATCCCGACGTCCAGGACTGCAGTATCCTGATTCATCTTACCCCCCCGCATCCTGGCTGGAACTACTGGCTAAAGGGCAAGTGATTCACACCACTGCTGCCAACTTGCCTGCATCAGAACGGCAAATTTTCCAGGAGCTGGATATCCAGGCGGTGGTGCTTTTCCCCATCACCGTCAATGGAAAATATTGCGGTTTTATCGGCTGTGAAAACCACAATCGCGCCCGTTTGTGGGATGACTCAGAAATGGATCTCCTGCGTGCCACAGTCTCTGCCATATCTCTGCACTTAGAACGCACTACAGCGGAAGCGGAAAAAGCCCGATCGCTCGCGGCTCTGCAGGAAAGCGAGGCTCGCTATCGGGCCATAGTTGAAGACCAAACCGAACTGATCTGCCGTTTTGCGCCTGATGGCACCCTCACTTTTGTCAATGATGCTTACTGCCGTTATTTCGGGATTAGCACAGATGCAGTTAGAAGGGGCTCCCTCGTGCCGATTATTCCCGATTTGACCAGGGACTTTTATACCGATCCTGTCGTTACCCGCGAACATTCCCTCATCTTACTTAACGGGGAAGTGCGGATTCACCAGTGGACCGATCGGGCGTTGTTTGATGCCCAAAATCGCCTCCTTGGCTTCCAGGCAGTGGGACAAGACATAACCGATCGGAAACGCGCCGAAGAAGAAGCCATCAAAGCGCTAGAAAAAGAAAAAGAACTTGTAGAACTCAAATCCCGCTTTATCTCAATGGTCTCCCATGAATTCCGCACCCCCCTAACTACGATACTCTCTGCCGCCGATTTGCTAGAATATTACATTGATAATTGGAACCGGACTAAAAATCTGGAGTATATCCAGCGCATTCAAACTGCAGCGGTTAGCATGATGAATTTATTAGAAGATGTGCTATTTATTGGCCGGAGCGAAGCTAACAAAATTTTGTTTAATCCCAAACCAATCCAATTATCGGAATTTTGCCAAAAAATTTTAGCCGAAATCAAAGCCTGTAATCCCACAAGTCACTCTATCATATTTTCCGAGCATTTCCTTGATTTTGACCCCGCTCAGACTGTCGTAAGTAAATTTGGGCAATCTTCCCCTACCATGATGGCGCTTATGGATGAAAAGTTGCTGCATCAGATTATTGGCAATTTAGTGGCTAACTCGGTTAAATATTCTGCCAATCACGGGAGAGTAGAATTCCAGCTTGTTTGGGGTAAATCTGAAGTAAAATTTTATGTCAAAGATAATGGGATTGGCATTCCACCAGAAGAAATACCCCATCTGTTTGAATCATTCTATCGAGCCAAAAATACGGCGGATATTCCTGGGACGGGCTTGGGTCTGGCAATTGTTAAGCGTAGCGTAGATGTGCATGGTGGGGAAATATCTGTAGAGAGTGAATTGGGCAAGGGCACGACTTTCACCGTGACATTACCATTAATTAAGTACCAGGGCTAG